The bacterium genome includes the window GGAGATGGCTCGCCCCGCTTATGGCACCAAGGCTTTGATGCGGCTTTGCAGGGCATCGAGTACAATTGCTTCCGAGTCATTCAAGAGGTCGAAAACCGCGGGATTCGAAACCCGCAGCATGGTCCGTATGCCATCCTTCCGTGCGCGGAGTACCCCTGCACTGACGAGGACTTTGACATGGCGCGAAATATTCGACTGCTCCAGCTGCAGGACATCAGGCAATTCACATTGGCAACGTTCACCATCGGTAAGGAAAGCAACAATCCTCAACCTGTTGGGATGACCGAGTGCCGTAAACATTTCGGCAAGAAGGTCGTGATGCTCCATATATATTTGCGTCCTTTCAATGCATGTATGATTACATGTCAATATGTACAAGTATACATGGAATGTCAATAGCGGATTGCCGCTGGAGAACAACGTTTTCAGAGCTTTGCCTGCGATGTTCAGGTTGTTTATGTTTGAGTGCAATACTGACAGATCATGCGGGCGCCGGCCCGCGAACATCATACGGAACGGAGGACTGGAATGCATGCAGTTCCGAAACCATCGACGGGGTATTGTACTACCTCGCGCCGACGCTTGGAGCGAGCATCTCCGGCATCCTCATGCCGTTCGAGCTGGCCGAAATACTGCTTGCGATCTGGCCGGTGATTAACGGGCTCCCTGCGCCTACTCCAGAGCCTGCTGCTGAATCGGTCTGATGGTGACATACTCCCGGAAGGAATTCATTTCCTCCAAAATCTGTTAGCCTTGAAGCGCATCACATATATGTACACACCGTGATGTGAATACACGCAGCACCTTATGAAAGGATCTCCCCATGGATCTTGACGTCCTTTTTCTCTCCCGCTTCCAGTTCGCCCTCACGATCATGTTTCATTACCTGTTCCCGCCGCTGTCGATCGGACTCGGCGTGGTCATGGTCATTACCGAGGGAATGTTTCTCAAGACGAAGAACCGCCAGTACGAAGTCATGGCGCGGTTCTGGACAAAGATTTTTGCCGTGGTATTCGCGATGGGCGTTGCCACGGGTATCGTGATGGAGTTTGAATTCGGCACCAACTGGGCGACGTATTCGCGCTATGTCGGTGACGTGTTCGGCTCTCCCCTCGCCGCGGAAGGTGTGTTCGCCTTCTTCCTCGAATCCGGTTTCCTCGCCGTTCTCGTCTTCGGCTGGGATCGTGTCGGACCGAAGATGCACTTTTTCTCCACACTCATGGTGGCCTTCGGCTCCATGTTTTCCGCGGTATGGATTGTCGTGGCGAATTCCTGGCAGCAGACGCCGGCGGGATTCCACATCGTGGGTGAAGGCATGATGGCCCGGGCCGAAATCACGGACTTCTGGACGATGGTGTTCAACCCCTCCTCCGTCGACCGGCTGACGCATACGCTCATTGGCGCATTCATCCTTGGCGGTTTTTTCGTCATGAGCATCACGGCATGGTATATCCTGCACAAGCGGCATATGGTCGTGGCGAAACAGGGATTCACTATCGGACTCGCGGTTGCCACAATCGCATCCCTCGCCGCGCTGGTCAGCGGACACCATCAGGCCCAGACCGTGTCGGTGACGCAACCTGCGAAGCTCGCCACGTTTGAAGGACATTTTAAAACAGGTCCGGCCGATCTCTGGTTGTTCGGCATCCCGGATCCGGATCAGCAGAAAGTGCATATGGGTATCGCCATTCCGGGAGGACTCAGTTTCCTCGTGCACGGCGATTTCGATGCGGATGTGACCGGACTGGATGCCATTCCCGAAGACGAACATCCCCCACTGCAAATCCCGTTTCAGACCTATCATCTGATGGTGGCCCTGGGGATGTATTTCATCTTCATCACCCTGCTGGCCTCATTTTTCCGATGGCGGGGCACGCTGTTCGACAAGCGATGGCTGCTCTGGGTATTCGTCTTCAGTATCATCGGCCCCTACATCGCCAACCAGGCAGGATGGATCGCCGCCGAAGTCGGCCGTCAGCCCTGGATTGTCTACGGTTTGCTCAGGACCAGCGACGCGCTGAGTAAAGCCGTTTCCGCCGAGGAAGTTCTGACCAGCATCATTCTCTTCACGATTATTTATCTCTTCCTCTTCGCCATCTGGCTGTACATCATGAATGACAAGATCAAGCACGGACCCGATGACGTCTCCGAGTTGGAGTCCGGCATGGAGGGTGGACTACTGGAAACCGTGGGAGAGAGGGCCGGCACCGGAGGTGCATCGCTGACCAATCCCCGCGACAAAGACGGAAAGGAGGGCTAGGAGAATGGATCTCAACACCTTCTGGTTCATACTCATGGGCGCGCTGCTGACGGGCTACGCCATTCTCGACGGTTTCGATCTCGGCGTGGGGATTCTGCACCTCTTCGTGAAAAAGGATGAAGAACGCCGCCTGCTCATGAATTCCATCGGTCCCCTCTGGGACGGCAATGAAGTCTGGCTCGTGACCTTCGGTGGCGCATTGTTCGCGGCCTTCCCCCACGCATACGCCACCGCGTTCTCCGGCTTTTACCTTCCATTCATGCTGCTACTTTTCGCCCTGATATTCCGCGCCGTGTCGATGGAGTTTCGCTCCAAGCAGGAAATGCGCTGGTGGCGGCAGATGTGGGACGTCAGCTTCACGGGCGCCAGTACGCTGGCGACCTTCCTGTTCGGTGTGGCCGTTGGGAACATGATGAAAGGACTGCCCATTGGTCCCGACATGGAATACACCGGTGGACTCTTCAATCTGCTGGGCCCCTTCCCCCTGCTCACCGGCGTGCTTGCGGTGGCGACCTTCGCCATGCACGGCTCGATATACCTGTACCTGAAAACCGAGGGTAATCTGCAGAAGCGCATTCAGCGCTGGATGTGGACGACCTTCGGCGTATTCCTCGTACTGTATATGCTCACCACCATGGCGACGCTGGTCATGCTGCCGAGTGCCGTGAAAAACTTCCAGGAAATCCCCTGGGCATGGGTCGTCGTCGTGCTCAACGTGCTGGCCATCGCCAACATCCCGCGAGCCATTTATCTCGGTAAGCCCGGCTACGCCTTCATCTCATCGGCCGCTACTATTGCTGCGCTAACCTTCCTGTTCGGCTTTGATCTCTTCCCGAACATGATCGTTTCCAGCATCGACCCGGCCTACAACCTGACCATCTACAACGCCGCGTCTTCCCAGAAGACCCTCGGCATCATGCGCTGGATCGCCATCCTCGGCATGCCTTTCGTCCTCAGCTACACCGTCGCGATCTACTGGATCTTCCGCGGCAAAACGAAGCTGGGGAAGTTTTCATACTAGTAGTTCGGCGCTGACGCGCCGGTCGTTTGTCGCTTGCGCGACAGGTGTTTGTCGCTTGCGCGACAGGTGTTTGTCGCTTGCGCGACAGGCGTTTGTCGCTTGCGCGACAGGCGTTTGTCGCTTGCGCGACAGAAGAATATGCAGAAAGTGCATAAAACAGCGTCCCCCCGCTCCTGAAAGGAACGGGGGGACGAAAACGACAGTCACGAAGTGGCTGGCAACGCCGTCCCGCTTAGCGGGACAACTACGCGCCGTATCGCGGCGCTATTACGCTATGCTCACGTCCTCGCAGAGGTACACGTCCTGGATCGCGTTGAGGAGGGCGGCGCCTTCGGTCATGGGACGCTGGAAGGCTTTGCGGCCGGAAATGAGTCCCTGTCCGCCTGCGCGTTTGTTGATGACGGCTGTGGCGACGGCTTCCGCCATGTCGGTCGCGCCAGAGCTGGCACCACCGCTGTTGATCAGTCCCGCGCGGCCCATGTAGCAGTTGGCGACCTGGTAGCGGGTCAGATCGATGGGATGGTCAGAGCTGAGCTGCTCGTACACGAGCTTGTGCGTTTTGCCGAAGTTGATCGCCGTGAAACCGCCATTATTCGTGGGTAGTTTCTGCTTGATGATGTCGGCCTGGATGGTGACGCCAAGGTGATTGGCCTGTCCCGTCAGGTCCGCCGCGGTGTGATAATCCGTACCGTCTTTCTTGAAGCCCGGGTTGCGGAGGTAGCACCAGAGAATCGTGGCCATACCGAGTTCATGTGCGTACTCGAAGGCTTCGGCGATTTCCTGGATCTGGCGGTCAGACTCATCCGAACCGAAATAGATTGTGGCGCCGATGGCTGCCGCACCCATGTCGAATGCCTGATCGACGCTTCCGAACTGAATCTGATCGAAGGTATTCGGATACGTCAGCAGTTCGTTGTGATTGATCTTGACGATGAAGGGGATGCGGTGCGCGTAGCGGCGGGCGACGGAGCCGAGGACGCCAAGCGTACTGGCGACGGCATTGCAGCCGCCTTCGATGGCCAGCTTCACGATGTTTTCAGGATCGAAGTAAATCGGGTTGGGAGCAAACGAAGCGCCGGCGCTGTGTTCGATTCCCTGGTCCACGGGGAGAATGGACATATAGCCCGTATTCCCGAGGCGTCCATGTCCGTAAATACGCTGCAGGTTCACCAGCACGCGGGGATTGCGGTCGCTGTCTTTCCAGACGCGGTCGACGAAATCGGGTCCCGGAAGGTGCAGGGCATCTTTCGCGATGGTGTTGCAGGTGTGGTTGAGCAGATTATCGGCATCGCTGCCGAGCAATTCCTGAATTTTCTCAATCATGGCGGATCAATCACTGCTGTTGAGACATTGGATGTTCTTCAATGTACAATATGCGCATAATCAGGACAAACATCCTCGTGATGTACCGCATCCTTCTCCGTTGCTGTAAAATATCTGCGCGAGTGGGAATGATTTGCAGTCCGGCGCATGTTACACAGTGAAGATTCTCACTACTCATCTGTCCGTAGCCATGTCGAAACATATTCTCCTGACCGGAGGCACCGGTCTGATTGGTTCCCGCGTCACCAGGGAACTGACCCGCCGCGGAGACACCGTCACCATTCTCACCCGAAATCCCAAACGCGCAGGGGACAAGCTTCCCGATGGCGTGAACATTCTTCGCTGGCTCAGCGACGACGACGACGACTGGCAGTCTGCCGTCGCCGAAGTGGACGCCATCATTCATCTTGCAGGTGAATCCATCGCGGAGGAGCGCTGGTCAGATGCGTACAAGCAGCGCATTTACGACAGCCGCATCGCTACGGCCGCTGCGCTGATCGACGCCATGAAAAAAGCGGAGAAGCATCCTTCAGCCATGATTTCCGCTTCGGCTGTCGGGTTTTATGGCGACACGGGTGAGGACCAGGTTGATGAGAGCGACGCCCCGGGCAAGGATTTTCTCGCGGAGTTATGCATTGACTGGGAAGCCGCAGTGCGGAAGGCAGAGGAGCTGGATGTGCGCGTGGTGACCACACGTTTCGGTCTGGTACTCGCGCATGACGGCGGTGTGCTCGACAAACTGCTCACTCCCTTCAAGATGTTTGCCGGTGGTCCCGTCGGCGACGGCGAGCAGTGGTTCCCCTGGGTGCATATCGACGACGTCGTCGGCATCATCCTCCACGCGCTCGATCATGAGGAAATCAGCGGCGTCCTCAATGCCGTTGCCCCCGGCATTCTCCGCAACCGAGAATTTGCCGATGCGCTGGGCATGGCGCTTGACCGTCCCTCCCGTTTCAGCGTCCCTGCCTTCGTCATCAAGCTGGCCATGGGCGAGCTCGGTGAGACGTTGCTTGGCGGACAGCGCGTCAATCCGCGCCGGACGCTGGAGAGCGGCTACGAATTCCAGTACGACAACATCAAGGATGCGCTGGCAGACCTGGTCGAAAAAGACTGACTCACACCCCGAGGGAATCCCCGGCATCCGCAAGTGCGGAAATGACGAAGGCTACATGCTCTTCAAAAGGCACGCCGAGTTCTTCGGCCCCCTGCAGCATATCCTCGCGGCTCACCGCACGGGCAAACCCCTTATCCTTCATCTTCTTCTTGACTGATTTGTACTGCACGCTGCTCATGCTGCGATCGGGACGCACATACGCAACAGCCATGAGGAAACCGCAGAGTTCGTCCACCGCAAACAGCGACTTCTCCATCGTGCTCTCACGCGCGACACCGGTATACGGCGCATGCGACATGATGGCGCGCCGGATATTCTCCGGCCAGCCCGCCTCTTCGAGAATGCGATTTCCCACGAAAGGATGTTCTTCCTCTGTGGGGTGCTTTTCGTAATCGAAATCGTGCAGCAGTCCGACCATCCCCCACTCTTCCTCATCCTCCCCGAATTTCCGTGCATACGCTCGCATCGCAGCTTCCACCGCGTACGCGTGCTTGCGCAGGCTCTCCGATTCCGTGTGTTCATGCAGCAGTGCGAGGGCGTTTTCTCGTGTCATTGATCCTCCGTTGTCGTATCATCGGCTTGAAATAAATGCAACCACCCGCCTCCGTACCTCCGCTGGCGCGTCGGCACTTCGGCGCGGCAGGCCAGAAGACACAGAATAAGACACAGAGTGCACAGAATAAATACCTGGAATCCTGCCTGCCCGCCGTAGCCCTCGGGCGAAGGCGGGTGGTTGCCTTTCAACACCCTCGATGCATACCCATGTTGTTTTTCCACGCCCCGGGCGGTATTTTGATTTTCCGGAGGCGAAAGGGGCTTATTCTGGCTGTAAATGGATAACTCATAGAGAAACAAGCACCTGAATTGGAGTTTTCATGTCTGAGGACAACAAAAACGATCGCTATAGCAAAGAAACCCAGCTGATCTACGGGAAGGCCCATTCGATGAAGTGGGATTACGATCATCATGTGGTTCCCCCGCTCACCTCTTCAGCGACATACCGTCTCGATTCTGCCCAGCGCGGCGCCCAGGGATTCGTGGAATTCGCAAATACGACGGATGAAACCCGCAACAAGCAGCCCATTCTCATCTATGATCGCCTCGGCGAGCCGAACAAGGACATTCTCGAGGAAAACCTGGCCTTTGCCGAGGGCGGCGAATGCGCCATCACCTATGGTTGCGGCATGGCGGCCATTTCCGCCATTCTCGGCGTGCTGGCGAAAAGCGGCGACGATATCATCGCGCATCGCACCATGTACGGATGCACGTACTCGCTGCTGACGAACTGGTATCCCCGTTACAACATCAGCGTGCAGCTGCTGAATCTGCATGATACCGACATGCTGGCATCGGCGATCAAGGATGAAACGCGCGTCATCTACTTTGAATCCCCCGTCAATCCGACACTCACGCTCATCGACATCGGCTCGATCGCCGACCTGGTGAAAAAAATCAACTCCACCCGTCCCGAAGAAGAGTACATACGCATTGTGGTTGACAACACATTTGCCACCCCGTATTGCCAGCGTCCGATCGAACTCGGCGCCGACTTCGTTGTGCATTCGCTGACCAAGGGCATCGGCGGCTTTGGTACGGATATGGGCGGCGTGGTCGTGGGACCCGAGAAATACCGCGACATGCTGCTGCTGTATCGCAAGGATTTCGGCGGTGTGCTTTCCCCGAAAGCCGCGTGGCCGACGCTGGTGTACGGACTCCCCACGCTGTCATTGCGTGTCCAGCGGCAGATCGAAAGTGCGAAAACCATCGCGGAGTATCTCGAGAAACATCCGAAAGTCAAGGCCGTCGCCTATCCCGGACTCCCGAGCTTCCCGCAGTACGAGCTGGCGCAGAAGCAGATGCGCAGCTACGACGGCAGCTTCGCGCCGGGTACGCTGATGTATTTCACGCTCAAGAGCGATTCGCCGCAGGACAGTCGTGATCGCGGCGAAAAGCTGATCAACTATGCGGCGGACAAGGCGTACGCCATCACCCTGGCCGTGAGTCTCGGACACACCCGTAC containing:
- a CDS encoding aminotransferase class I/II-fold pyridoxal phosphate-dependent enzyme; translation: MSEDNKNDRYSKETQLIYGKAHSMKWDYDHHVVPPLTSSATYRLDSAQRGAQGFVEFANTTDETRNKQPILIYDRLGEPNKDILEENLAFAEGGECAITYGCGMAAISAILGVLAKSGDDIIAHRTMYGCTYSLLTNWYPRYNISVQLLNLHDTDMLASAIKDETRVIYFESPVNPTLTLIDIGSIADLVKKINSTRPEEEYIRIVVDNTFATPYCQRPIELGADFVVHSLTKGIGGFGTDMGGVVVGPEKYRDMLLLYRKDFGGVLSPKAAWPTLVYGLPTLSLRVQRQIESAKTIAEYLEKHPKVKAVAYPGLPSFPQYELAQKQMRSYDGSFAPGTLMYFTLKSDSPQDSRDRGEKLINYAADKAYAITLAVSLGHTRTLIEHPGSMTHSSIPAEEQVQRGMDPGGIRLSIGIERPEDIIQDLEEGLAQI
- a CDS encoding HDIG domain-containing protein, whose amino-acid sequence is MTRENALALLHEHTESESLRKHAYAVEAAMRAYARKFGEDEEEWGMVGLLHDFDYEKHPTEEEHPFVGNRILEEAGWPENIRRAIMSHAPYTGVARESTMEKSLFAVDELCGFLMAVAYVRPDRSMSSVQYKSVKKKMKDKGFARAVSREDMLQGAEELGVPFEEHVAFVISALADAGDSLGV
- a CDS encoding class I fructose-bisphosphate aldolase, whose amino-acid sequence is MIEKIQELLGSDADNLLNHTCNTIAKDALHLPGPDFVDRVWKDSDRNPRVLVNLQRIYGHGRLGNTGYMSILPVDQGIEHSAGASFAPNPIYFDPENIVKLAIEGGCNAVASTLGVLGSVARRYAHRIPFIVKINHNELLTYPNTFDQIQFGSVDQAFDMGAAAIGATIYFGSDESDRQIQEIAEAFEYAHELGMATILWCYLRNPGFKKDGTDYHTAADLTGQANHLGVTIQADIIKQKLPTNNGGFTAINFGKTHKLVYEQLSSDHPIDLTRYQVANCYMGRAGLINSGGASSGATDMAEAVATAVINKRAGGQGLISGRKAFQRPMTEGAALLNAIQDVYLCEDVSIA
- a CDS encoding cytochrome ubiquinol oxidase subunit I, with translation MDLDVLFLSRFQFALTIMFHYLFPPLSIGLGVVMVITEGMFLKTKNRQYEVMARFWTKIFAVVFAMGVATGIVMEFEFGTNWATYSRYVGDVFGSPLAAEGVFAFFLESGFLAVLVFGWDRVGPKMHFFSTLMVAFGSMFSAVWIVVANSWQQTPAGFHIVGEGMMARAEITDFWTMVFNPSSVDRLTHTLIGAFILGGFFVMSITAWYILHKRHMVVAKQGFTIGLAVATIASLAALVSGHHQAQTVSVTQPAKLATFEGHFKTGPADLWLFGIPDPDQQKVHMGIAIPGGLSFLVHGDFDADVTGLDAIPEDEHPPLQIPFQTYHLMVALGMYFIFITLLASFFRWRGTLFDKRWLLWVFVFSIIGPYIANQAGWIAAEVGRQPWIVYGLLRTSDALSKAVSAEEVLTSIILFTIIYLFLFAIWLYIMNDKIKHGPDDVSELESGMEGGLLETVGERAGTGGASLTNPRDKDGKEG
- a CDS encoding metalloregulator ArsR/SmtB family transcription factor, with the translated sequence MEHHDLLAEMFTALGHPNRLRIVAFLTDGERCQCELPDVLQLEQSNISRHVKVLVSAGVLRARKDGIRTMLRVSNPAVFDLLNDSEAIVLDALQSRIKALVP
- a CDS encoding TIGR01777 family oxidoreductase; protein product: MSKHILLTGGTGLIGSRVTRELTRRGDTVTILTRNPKRAGDKLPDGVNILRWLSDDDDDWQSAVAEVDAIIHLAGESIAEERWSDAYKQRIYDSRIATAAALIDAMKKAEKHPSAMISASAVGFYGDTGEDQVDESDAPGKDFLAELCIDWEAAVRKAEELDVRVVTTRFGLVLAHDGGVLDKLLTPFKMFAGGPVGDGEQWFPWVHIDDVVGIILHALDHEEISGVLNAVAPGILRNREFADALGMALDRPSRFSVPAFVIKLAMGELGETLLGGQRVNPRRTLESGYEFQYDNIKDALADLVEKD
- the cydB gene encoding cytochrome d ubiquinol oxidase subunit II produces the protein MDLNTFWFILMGALLTGYAILDGFDLGVGILHLFVKKDEERRLLMNSIGPLWDGNEVWLVTFGGALFAAFPHAYATAFSGFYLPFMLLLFALIFRAVSMEFRSKQEMRWWRQMWDVSFTGASTLATFLFGVAVGNMMKGLPIGPDMEYTGGLFNLLGPFPLLTGVLAVATFAMHGSIYLYLKTEGNLQKRIQRWMWTTFGVFLVLYMLTTMATLVMLPSAVKNFQEIPWAWVVVVLNVLAIANIPRAIYLGKPGYAFISSAATIAALTFLFGFDLFPNMIVSSIDPAYNLTIYNAASSQKTLGIMRWIAILGMPFVLSYTVAIYWIFRGKTKLGKFSY